Proteins found in one bacterium genomic segment:
- a CDS encoding FtsX-like permease family protein, with protein sequence VLVAAFNVVSNLIMLAVEKTKDIGVMLSFGVKRGQVRGVFLTVGMVLGGLGTVVGGAVGAVLAWLLEKYKFIHLTAEIYNMDHLPAVVSWGDVVLIGAVAMLITLLSTLYPAWRASRLDPLEAIRYE encoded by the coding sequence GGTCCTGGTGGCGGCCTTCAACGTGGTGAGCAACCTCATCATGCTGGCGGTGGAGAAGACGAAGGACATCGGCGTGATGCTGAGCTTCGGGGTCAAGCGGGGCCAGGTGAGGGGGGTCTTCCTGACCGTGGGGATGGTCCTGGGCGGCCTGGGGACGGTGGTGGGCGGCGCGGTCGGCGCCGTGCTGGCCTGGCTTCTGGAGAAGTACAAGTTCATCCACCTCACGGCGGAAATCTACAACATGGACCATCTGCCGGCGGTGGTGAGCTGGGGCGACGTGGTGCTGATCGGCGCCGTCGCCATGTTGATAACCCTCCTTTCGACCCTTTACCCCGCCTGGCGGGCCAGCCGGCTGGATCCCCTGGAGGCCATCCGCTATGAATGA